GCTCCGTGACGTTGGTAGCGATTTGTTCGATTTGCTTTTTGTGACTATCCGCAAGGGCGGAGGCGAGCAATGGCACAGTGCGGACACcgtagacacacacatataaagcGAGCGTCCCCACTGAAGTTCAGGGCGGAGTTACAGTGCTGCTCAGATTTAAATCAACCAATTGATATAAGCCAGGATTTCCTCTTCTTCGCGCATGCTTTACGTGTTTGACAATGGTTTTATCTCCTGTACTTTCAGTAATTAAGACACAAAACGATTATGAACctattttaagaaaaaagtaTGACTATTATGGGTTGATGAGGTATGGTGAGTTCCAGAGGCACAATCTcgtttttttgtgttctgtgatGAACTCTGTCTGTCCTTCCTGCCATCCTCTCCTGCAGACTGTGAGACCATTACTGCCATTCCTCCAGAAAACAAAGCCACAGGATATTTAAAGCCATCAATCACACAACAAAAGCCATTGGAGCTCGCCAAAGTAAGGTAAGGacactttttatttgttcaatGTTTATAACACATCAACAAGAAATGGAAACatgaaaattaaactgaatgtcaattgttttatttgaatacGTTTCATTTACAATACAATCTAATTGGTTTATGGTTTCGTAGGTCATAGTCCTCCACAGTGCTACAAGCCAGCGGCAAGATCCACTGAGTTGACaaatgtgttgtgaaaatgttctttttcattttcttttgataatatcaaaacaaacaaagcacttATTTGTAGCACCGCTGTCTTACATACAGCTActtatttcatccattttatcCACGGTTGCTCAAATGAATGGAAGCGTAAAAACTTAAAAGTAATTTAGATTTACCTGTAAAATAACTTGCTTGACATACTTTTTTAATCTGGGTAAATGAAATGCTTAGGACGGTCACTGTTGCTGTTTCAAAGAGGCCAACAGAAAGACGTCGAAGGCAGTTTACAAACACACCCAGGCTCTCGAGGAAAAGTCACTGGCTGCCCTGAAAATACAGAGGTGTACAGGTAAATTAATAATACGCTGTTACATCAGTGTCATGAAGAAATATGCAACATGAAATCTAGGAACAAAGCAAGGGTGCTGAAGTGCTGAATAAAATCACATTCTCTGAAACTGAGACTGCAGAGAACAATACTTACAAACAGGCTTGTTGAGTAATGGCCCACTGACAGGCAATTTTCAGTATTTCCTCTAATGGAAGATATCGTGTACCTTTTTCAATTGGGGTGGAGTTTGCATTACAGTATGTTTATTCAAAAGTGTATTGCCATCATTCTAATCAAACTGCTGATACACTGAATTCCTCTAGGTGCGAATTTGCAAACAAGCAGCTTCACATCGTTGTGTGTGataattcaagattcaagacctttattgtcatcgaacaacaacaaaattagaCAATGAATTAGacaatgaataatgaaaacactgaaatcacattGTCTTATTCTTATAGGTGCTATGTCACTCTCTAAGGGCCCTGACAACCCCTGGAGCCCCCAGTTTTCTGCACTATCACTGTAATAAaagcttgtctgtctttttgccGCTTAAGCATTTGAAGAGCCATTTCTCATTAAATGGAGAGTGTGACTGTTGTGTGACTCCATTATTTTGTCCCTGGATAAAACCGATCATGCCATTTCTGAGGTTGTAAAAGATTACACACACGCAGTTCAAGACTGCATGTGAGCTTTCCTCATCATTGCATCTTATTTTGTCATTCAAATTCTATGCACTACATAAGATATCATGTACTActgttattcatttttattgatcTTGATCTTTCTGTAATGTGTAAGCtatttgcttgtatttttttgtgctgtattGTGGAAGGTGAAGTGcgttctttttattattaatgtacACACTTTCATATTTATTGCATAAATAAACCTTGTTCTGACATCACTGCTTATCTTTGCTTGTGTGTTACCTGGCATGAGAGGGATTTTGGTTCCTGATTTCTTCAGGACAACCTGTAGATCACATGACTTAGCAGTGCCATTAACGCTTGCCTGTTCCCTCAGTATGACACAAACTTCATCTTTCCTCAGCAGCCAGTCCATCTGACAGCCCAGGTAGCTCACACCACGAATGCAGATCTCAGAAAGGTCATTGGGAAGAAGTGGGGAAAAGGCCAGGCAGTCCTTCTGAACtctagagaaaaaaaaaacagcctgtaGATCTTTGCATCACTGCCCATGTGCTCTGTACATTTGtatataaacaaatacagaagaTATAAATTCATTGTGTGAGATGGAAGGATTTATGACTGACCTGAAGCCAGTATAACCAAACAGCACAGCTTGCAGGAATCCTCCCATACCCGTAAGGAAGTTGACTGCACCAGAGCCATCTGATGATTCACTCCATACCTTTGAGGAGAGGTAATTGCACACATTCACTCAATGTTCAGTTAAAAGGCAAGCATTTGTATTAAGAGGGTGTGTGAGTAAGGATACCTGAAACGGTCCCTGGATGTTTTTGAAGCACTTCTCAAGTAAATGGTAAGCTTTCTCAGCCTCGCCAAGCTCCAACCAGCCGATTGCAAACATACTCTtataatggaaaataaacacattgaTGCAAAAGTACATTAATTATTGAagaaataacagcaacaacaggctTCTGTATTCAATGCAAGGAGACACTGTAATGCATAGCAATTATGTGTACCACAGGCAACTAATTAACTAACTGATCTGACATTTACCAACAGATATTGATAGACCTGTTTCTACCTGACTCTTTCAGATCTGTTTTTAGTCTCTACCATCTCCTGAGAAGTATCTGGCAATGAGATGCTAATTCTTCCACCAAGTTTGCCAGCTAGTCAGTAACTTCTTCTCACTCCcatttggtgctgagcaggcgACAGACTGATAAGAGCATTTTTAGCTGAAATCAGCTGCTTAATGAGGAAAGATGCTAATGAGAGTTGTGAGAGTCGAAGTAAAAAGAAATTagatgaaacagatgaaaatggtCCATAGACCTGACAGTTCATTACTACACTATAGCTCCtttcatgtttacatactcatTTGCTTCTTTATTGATAGAAATATTGATTACAGCAGCTTTAAGTAAGACTGTTAATGCAGATTTTTAAGTGCATTTCTCACATTGTGgtattgctgcttttacttaactaaaggatctgaatacttgCTCCACCACTGCCAAGTTTTATCTCATAAATACAACATGCTGTGTCTTACCCATGTCATGGCTGGCCCATAAGGGTTTGTAACCGCCTCATATATTTCAAGGTCATTTCTCCTGACCTCTGAAGGCATTGGCAATCCAAGTGGATAGCCTAACATCACTGCGTCTGCCTGCTTCACTGGATGACCTGTGAAAGATCCAAAAGACATTCTGACATAATGTTATGGACATGCATTTTTCTTATGTAGGTCAGTGTCAGAAAGGTGAAGAAAATAACCTTTAACATAGCCATCATACTCAGGGTGGTACTGGGATTCTTGGTCAAAAGGTATTTTGATCCGGTCGGCCACTTCTTGCCATTCTATTGGTGCGGGATGTTGGAGGAGGGCAGCCAAATCAACAGCGAATTGGAGACTGACAAATGAGAAACTTTTTGTATTACTGATATTCATAAGCTGACATGCGCAAGAGGGAAATATTCCAATACAGGTACCTGAATTTGgccactgtgtttgtgtacacagAGTTGTTGACATTGTAGTAATACTCATCAGGTGGGATAACACCTAAATGACACAACGGGGAAAAGCTTTATAGAATTTCAATTCTAGTAATTATGTAATGATCACATACATATCATACAGTTATGCTCACAAGTTAGTAATGAAAGTTACGTTTATATAGCATTTTTAGgtatcaaaaatatatttagaaatagaaaatatagggaattaaattaaaaaagtcACGTTTTTCCAGTGACAGAGAAATCAGATTCTAGTTCAGCTAATATTAAAGAATTTGCCCAACAATCATGTTAAGTGCTAGTAAACAGCTTTACCTAAGAGATGATACTTCTGGTCCTGAGGGTTCCACGTTACTCTAGAAACCCAGTAATCAGCCACACCATAGATCACCTCACTAGCTTGGCCGTCTCTAAACATGGACAGATCCTGCAACAAAGAGCTCAATTAATACCAACATGCAGGGTGAGATGATATGATGGTCATAAAAGAGTATACCTCAGTAAGGTAGAGGTAGTTTTGGAAGGCCAGGGTGACATCTCCATTTATGTGAATCTCTTGTTGTCCATAAATGTCCACTGGACACACCTCTCTCCCTGACACAGCACTCTCCCATGGGAACTTTAGTCCCTGGAAAGACAGCATCTTTTCTTCAGAAGACTCACACAtattcattgttattgttaaaatGTAGAACacggagaaagaaaaacatcatcatcattcccAAAACACAGCCAGCCAGGTTATTCTGCCACCGGCAGCTGGCTTCAAGTGTACATGATCTTGCTAGCTGCAAACCACAACTGCAGTTTACCTGACACTTTTATCTCAGGTCAAGCATCTAATAAAGTGCACTTGTTGGACTATTATCTGCAGATATTGCATTTGTTAAAAGTAAAGCATTTGGAGAGATTAGTTTCTCTGTGTTCAAGTCAGGGCCTTCCAAGCTAGCCCTTATGCTAGCTCTTTACGCCTGATGTGCTAACTACTGGGCTAGCTGTTGATGTTATGTATTTAACTTGTTATGCCGGAATAgttcattttgttaaatatgcttatttgcatTCTTGATAACATTTAGATCAGATAATCAATACCTCTCTCACGACTACATGCTATACAGACAGAAGGTCAAACAGCTAAGCGCAAACACTTGAACCTAGGGAAAAAAGCTAACCAGGCTCTgtccaaaagtaacaaaatgtgtgtatgagggCTAAAGCTCACTGACAAACATGTTACATCTTGTTTaatccacaaacaaacagaaatacaaaaaaaaatacaggatgCATGCAGCAACTTGTTGGTCACGCATGTCAACTTCCTAGAGTCTCCACCTGTGGTGCGACCtcacaaagacaaagcaaagagagaaaaagttgcagcagtgtttattttttttatatttctgtttgtgtaaatattaaGCAATATATAGTGTTTAAAAGCAACGGTTATGGGTGTTGACAGGCCTTTTGGTCTACCCTTTCTTTATTGTATCACATCTTTGAGTCTGTTGTATTTCATCCAACAGTTTTCACACTCGCACAGTTGCTTCCATTGACAGACTATAAAGAGCAACTCTTGTGTGTTAAGCTCTCTGCGTCAGCTACATACATACTGATCACCATACCTTGTAGCCCAGTTTTTCGGCATTATACTTTGCACCATCTACAGTCCCCACCCTGTACTGCAGCACAGCTCGGGCAAGCTTTGGATAGAAAAGGGCTATAGCAGGATACATCCAAATGTCCTATCACAGGAAGGGAAGGTCATTGTGTTAGAcatcacacaacagaaacaaacaacatgcagaTAACATATCATCATATCATACCATACCTGGTCCCAGAACACATGGCCCCAGTAGTCCTGACCATCCCCACCATTAGACAGACCACCGGGACTGACTCCTCCGAAAGAGCTGGAGGTGTCATGTATGGAGGGAAAAGCACTGAGGAGGTAGAACATACAGCCAATCACGGCCTTGCAGAGTTTCTCTGACCCTGTTGCCTCTACCTTGCTCTTCAGCCACAGTTCTTTCCAGGCCTTCTCATGAGACGGACGCAGGTTACCAGTTGCCATCAGACTCAGGCCCTGATCAAAACTGGCCTCAGCAGTGTCTAAACTGTTGGCCACAGCCAGGAAGAAGCCCCAGCGAGCCTGGCTCTGCTCTGGAAGCAGTGTCAGAGTGGATGGTATGGGGGTCCAGATAAGGTGTACTGTGGGACAGGAACCTCCTGGGTACTCAGCACTCTTTGTCTGTCCTAGAATGTGCCTGAGGGAGAGGAATGTAGACTGTGTAAGATATCATACTTGTGCTACatggacaaaaatgtgtttctgtttacctTACCTTCCGCCTTTGTAATCTGGACCAGACTCGAAAACTATGTCTTTGCTCTGAGGTGTGAATGAAGTGACCAGCTTAATGTTGACCGGCTCCTCTGAAGTAACCTGACGCACCAACAGAACCTCCATCACCATCAGGTTGGAGTAGTATCGGTGTGAATACAATGACTGCGAGATGGTCACACTTGCTGAGCTCAGAGTGTGGGTAAAAATGCCTGGATGAGAAGATGAGACAGTGATAATTCTTCACAGAATGAAATAAGATCGGCAGCAACACATGTTCTGCAACCAGAGGCTACCTGTGTGGGTGTCTAGGCTGTAGGTGTGCTGGACTGATTCCTCTGACTCAACCTCCACGGCTAGAGGACAGGGGACATCCGCTCGGTGACACCGTCCACCCTCCCCATTATACACACCACCCATGTGCATGATATCGTTGTACACCCTCCATCCCAGAAGCCCATTGGCCAGTGGAGGGAGGAAGCGGTGGTCAGATGGTAAGATGTCAGTGGAAAAGATGTAAGGGTCTGAGTCACCGGACATGGCGAGTAAGTATTTCTATTTGGAAAGCTTGAATTGAACCAAGAGGTCTTGTGTCTTCATTCGTTGAGTGAGCCCCAGCTCTTGAACAATGAAAGATTATTTAACTTGTTATCACAACTTAAAAACACCTCTATTTTACATCAAGTCTCTACTCTTACACTTCCTCTGTTATTATAAAGATTACGTGCAGATGTATTCAATATTATCagattaatataaaatatattaaccTCACCAAGCAAGAGTAAGAGACTTAAGATCAACACTAGAAATTTttactgcagaaaaaaacacccTTTTCACAAGGTCCTGCCAGTACAGGCTATTTGTAGATTGTGTACTTTGACACTTTTGTGTCATAAGACCAAACGTCATCCTAACACATCATCGCAAACAGGTGAACAGAAATTCAGAGAAACGAGCCACAGTCactgaacaaaataacaaacaaagatCAGAAAAAAGTAAATTGCAGGACAAATATTTTGTCCTCATTATCTGCCTGAAACTGTTAACTACTCTGAAGGCATTCACCGGTAAATCACTAAACATACAATCTCGATGATCTTGCTGAGCCACTCCTGAAAGTTAGCCGGCGTTGTTGCAGTCAAACGTCTGCCTAAGCATCCGGCATAACTGCCTCCAACACAGCACCACTACAGTGTGAATGTTTCACTCTCACGTGAACAGGAAGAAGCATCTGTTTCtgcaacaaagagaaaaaagttttttaaaaaaaggtggaaGCTTCCAATCCGCTTGCTCTTTTCACTTTAACAGCACGGAAAAAAAGCAGCTCGTGTGCTCTTGGTTCCTTTCACCTCTCGTGAAAACAAAGAACTCAAACCGAGTTGATGAAGTGGACTCAGGTTTGCGGTACCAAAGCCTCACTACTGCAGGAGGCAGCGCTGCGTGCTGCAAAGAAAACCCGGCACCGGTGTTTGTGTGCTGGAAAACATGGCATGGATTTGATGTGGAGGATAAGACGGAGAATGGACTCCCCTGTGCAGTGGATCAATAGAAAGGACACCACTACCTACTCAACGTCCTCATTAGATTTTAGTGAAATGTAAATAGTGCACTAATGACACTACGTATCATATCAGCTCCCAGCTTTAAGAGACTTTAACAGGTGGACAGTTTGTCTTGTTACAGGCTGTGTTGGCCGCCAACTTGTGCGTCCGTATGTACAATTAAAACACCAGGACCACTTGGCTGAGACAGTAAAAATACTCTCCAGGTCACGGGGAGAGTGTTTACATCTTTTCCAAGAAGTATCACGTCACTTTCTCCAAACAAAACCCTGTCACCTCTGCTGTGCTTACAAGGTGCTCTGAATTCCCCCTTTCCACTTTTTGCTGTTAGCTCTCGTTTTCATTATTTACCCAACCAATCTGCATGATTATCTTAGATAAAAAGTTTCTGTCAGAGGCGAGAACCTCTGGAACAACTTGTCCAAGGAAATGCCGCTGTCAGattcagttttctcttttaaatctcttctgAAGACGTGCATATTTATGATATTGGGTTTTACAAAAATCTGCCCTTTATTGACATATGCATTTTctatttgctttaattttttcttGGCTTACATTTTATTCCATTGTTTGAAGgtcttttgtttctgaaaagtgctataaaaatcttttattgACTACAATCAGGGTTGCTCCTGTCTTTGTAAGGATCATGAGTAGAAGCTGTTAAAGCAACCCCACAACCACTACCAGCGACATTTTTAACTTAACACAGTGCACAAAATGAGATCCAGCTGGTGATCTGGTGGCCTAGGGGTTAAAGTGTCAGCCATGAACCACAATGTCCCAGCCAAGGACCTCAGTTGCATGTCATTTCCCAATTCTCTCTCCGCTCATTTCCTGTAATTTCCCCATTTTTGCTCTTGAATAGAGGCATAACATGTCctaaaatacttttaaaacctctataaataaaacaatggcaTAAAAGTCAAGGTAACAGCTTATCAAGAAGCCCCTATTGAGGTCCCCTCCTaaagacacacactcctgcaaCAACCCCCATTTTGTCTTAAAGCTGATTTTGTCTTTGATCTGATTAgaccacacagaaacattcacaGGGTTCTCAGGCATATCACCACTCAACCTGTAAAACAAccatatggtgtgtgtgtgtgtgtgtgtgtgtgtgtgtgatgttctgGATGAGCTTTCCAAAGTAAAATAAACCTGGTGACACCAGACTTCAAATTCGGgccacatacatacagtacagaagGCCTACATTACAAACTAGAAGCGTGAGATTTGAAAGATAAGGGCATTTCAGGAAAGtttcatgaaatatttaaaggtgTTATGGGAAATTGGAGGCCTCAACATTTGCTTTTAGGTTGGACACATACCAGAGATCAGCTTTGCCTCTATTTTGAATCTGTCTGTTTCAAACTTCTTGGCAATGTAATGTGAAATCACTGGAGGAATACGCACCATGTAAACATAATATCACCTCAAGAATTATAACCAAATATTGACACGGTTTGCCTTTACAAGGTAGAACTTGAAGattagttgtttttcttttttaaagtagCACTTCATTAATTGCACCACTTGGTGGCGCTGAGGAGCTGTTTGTGTAGCACCTGGCATCATGCCGGGGGTCAGAGCCACAAACCCTGGGAAAAGCAGTGCTTTGTCCATATAAGGCTGCAATCCATCcgcttccctcttcctcctcagctcccttcctctgtctttctcagacCAGAGGGATATTTACAGAGAGAGTGCCTCGGCCAGCCTGCCCTTCCTTATTAGGAGCTCAGCTTGTTGTCAGTACTTCTACCCTGTAGGACAGTGGtccacctctctgctctcagaTGAGACAAACAGATGGA
This is a stretch of genomic DNA from Scatophagus argus isolate fScaArg1 chromosome 7, fScaArg1.pri, whole genome shotgun sequence. It encodes these proteins:
- the pgghg gene encoding protein-glucosylgalactosylhydroxylysine glucosidase isoform X1; the encoded protein is MSGDSDPYIFSTDILPSDHRFLPPLANGLLGWRVYNDIMHMGGVYNGEGGRCHRADVPCPLAVEVESEESVQHTYSLDTHTGIFTHTLSSASVTISQSLYSHRYYSNLMVMEVLLVRQVTSEEPVNIKLVTSFTPQSKDIVFESGPDYKGGRHILGQTKSAEYPGGSCPTVHLIWTPIPSTLTLLPEQSQARWGFFLAVANSLDTAEASFDQGLSLMATGNLRPSHEKAWKELWLKSKVEATGSEKLCKAVIGCMFYLLSAFPSIHDTSSSFGGVSPGGLSNGGDGQDYWGHVFWDQDIWMYPAIALFYPKLARAVLQYRVGTVDGAKYNAEKLGYKGLKFPWESAVSGREVCPVDIYGQQEIHINGDVTLAFQNYLYLTEDLSMFRDGQASEVIYGVADYWVSRVTWNPQDQKYHLLGVIPPDEYYYNVNNSVYTNTVAKFSLQFAVDLAALLQHPAPIEWQEVADRIKIPFDQESQYHPEYDGYVKGHPVKQADAVMLGYPLGLPMPSEVRRNDLEIYEAVTNPYGPAMTWSMFAIGWLELGEAEKAYHLLEKCFKNIQGPFQVWSESSDGSGAVNFLTGMGGFLQAVLFGYTGFRVQKDCLAFSPLLPNDLSEICIRGVSYLGCQMDWLLRKDEVCVILREQASVNGTAKSCDLQVVLKKSGTKIPLMPGQPVTFPREPGCVCKLPSTSFCWPL
- the pgghg gene encoding protein-glucosylgalactosylhydroxylysine glucosidase isoform X2 yields the protein MSGDSDPYIFSTDILPSDHRFLPPLANGLLGWRVYNDIMHMGGVYNGEGGRCHRADVPCPLAVEVESEESVQHTYSLDTHTGIFTHTLSSASVTISQSLYSHRYYSNLMVMEVLLVRQVTSEEPVNIKLVTSFTPQSKDIVFESGPDYKGGRHILGQTKSAEYPGGSCPTVHLIWTPIPSTLTLLPEQSQARWGFFLAVANSLDTAEASFDQGLSLMATGNLRPSHEKAWKELWLKSKVEATGSEKLCKAVIGCMFYLLSAFPSIHDTSSSFGGVSPGGLSNGGDGQDYWGHVFWDQDIWMYPAIALFYPKLARAVLQYRVGTVDGAKYNAEKLGYKGLKFPWESAVSGREVCPVDIYGQQEIHINGDVTLAFQNYLYLTEDLSMFRDGQASEVIYGVADYWVSRVTWNPQDQKYHLLGVIPPDEYYYNVNNSVYTNTVAKFSLQFAVDLAALLQHPAPIEWQEVADRIKIPFDQESQYHPEYDGYVKGHPVKQADAVMLGYPLGLPMPSEVRRNDLEIYEAVTNPYGPAMTWSMFAIGWLELGEAEKAYHLLEKCFKNIQGPFQVWSESSDGSGAVNFLTGMGGFLQAVLFGYTGFRVQKDCLAFSPLLPNDLSEICIRGVSYLGCQMDWLLRKDEVCVILREQGSQ